A single region of the Stigmatopora argus isolate UIUO_Sarg chromosome 6, RoL_Sarg_1.0, whole genome shotgun sequence genome encodes:
- the prickle2b gene encoding prickle-like protein 2b isoform X1 — protein MVFGKICVHCKCRREDHAVTAMPVEMEKTVTKLMYDFQRNSTSDDDSGCALEEYAWVPPGLKPEQVHQYYSSLPEDKVPYVNSPGEKYRIKQLLHQLPPHDNEVRYCNSLDDEEKRELKLFSNQRKRENLGRGNVRPFPVTMTGAICEQCGGQINGGDIAVFAPRASHALCWHPACFVCSMCNELLVDLIYFYQDGKIYCGRHHAERLKPRCTACDEIILADECTEAEGRHWHMKHFCCFECETVLGGQRYIMKEGRPYCCSCFESLYAEYCDSCGEHIGIDQGQMTYDGQHWHASDGCFCCARCKRSLLGRPFLPKQGQIFCSRSCSLGEEPNGSDSSDSAFQSARSTRESRRSSKAAKSGGGGKAEPLSGEVDPLSLQMDLLSLSSQTPSLTREPPTWQNRNQVMDGYKFESPPTSAVNTTPLQLLSQCNVRTSCNPPYTGQNNQEQEPRVTEDSGLKRPPISALKGHSLNEMWFQQPAPDDYYPPKLRTQKSFTEFSQLTQHNSGFSTDKRSISLHGFQKDRDRAPPPAPHVARSRNPINALNFTEQLTPLEQTPRGSMESLALSNATGNSAEGGGKRQEHLTHFSMPDLSKDSGMNISEKSNMDTLNSSVQFRSSDSLHSVNGGQPYMEINPSRSSQGQLQYCDPSGIGVGRNVTRVPSGFTYQEEDRMCLPSSANAARLPPISEQRVSGGGGRNARGASVRIDVPEETPQRRRHHHHHRSRRSRRSRSENALNLVAEHRARSHERPQLCVREDYDRFPPPRSARDQFGGGGGRYQPQMFRPCPRTTSDLTLQNPAAGRRTGLNQYTWDDYDDDWCSTCSSSSESEDEGYFLGEPIPRPLQMRYLSNQELVHKYSTGMGGTNRGAQLSTHKRRKSKNCIIS, from the exons GTCCACCAGTACTACAGCTCCCTTCCTGAGGACAAGGTGCCCTACGTTAATAGTCCGGGAGAAAAATACCGAATCAAACAGCTCCTCCATCAGCTACCGCCCCACGACAACGAG GTGCGTTACTGCAACAGTTTGGACGATGAGGAGAAGCGGGAGCTGAAACTCTTCAGTAACCAACGGAAAAGGGAAAACCTTGGCCGTGGCAACGTCCGCCCTTTCCCCGTCACCATGACGGGTGCCATCTGTGAACAG TGTGGCGGCCAGATAAACGGCGGCGATATTGCGGTGTTTGCTCCCCGCGCCAGCCACGCCTTGTGTTGGCATCCGGCTTGCTTCGTGTGCAGTATGTGCAACGAGCTCCTGGTGGACCTCATCTACTTCTACCAAGATGGGAAGATCTACTGCGGCCGACACCATGCGGAGAGGCTGAAACCGCGCTGCACAGCTTGTGATGAG ATCATATTGGCAGACGAGTGCACTGAAGCGGAGGGCCGTCACTGGCACATGAAGCACTTTTGCTGTTTTGAGTGTGAGACTGTGCTGGGTGGCCAGCGTTACATTATGAAGGAAGGAAGACCATACTGCTGCTCCTGCTTTGAATCCCTCTACGCCGAGTACTGCGATTCCTGTGGAGAACACATTG GCATTGACCAAGGCCAAATGACGTATGATGGGCAGCACTGGCACGCCTCTGATGGTTGCTTTTGTTGCGCTCGCTGCAAACGCTCCCTGTTAGGTCGACCCTTCCTGCCCAAGCAAGGGCAAATCTTCTGCTCCCGCTCTTGCAGCTTGGGCGAGGAGCCCAATGGCTCGGACTCCTCAGATTCGGCCTTTCAAAGCGCTCGCTCCACCAGAGAGTCCAGGCGTAGCTCTAAGGCGGCAAAGAGTGGCGGTGGGGGGAAGGCAGAGCCGTTATCTGGCGAGGTGGACCCGTTGTCTTTACAAATGGACCTTCTCAGTCTCTCCAGCCAGACCCCAAGTTTAACACGTGAGCCACCGACCTGGCAGAACCGCAATCAAGTCATGGACGGTTACAAATTTGAATCCCCACCTACATCGGCGGTGAACACGACTCCTCTGCAGCTCCTCAGCCAGTGCAATGTGAGAACATCCTGTAACCCTCCCTACACTGGGCAGAACAATCAAGAGCAGGAGCCTAGGGTCACAGAGGACAGCGGTCTAAAGAGACCACCAATCTCCGCTCTGAAGGGTCACTCTCTGAACGAGATGTGGTTTCAACAGCCAGCTCCAGATGATTACTATCCCCCGAAGCTAAGGACCCAGAAGAGTTTCACTGAGTTttctcagctcacccagcataaCAGCGGCTTCTCCACAGACAAGCGCTCTATCAGTTTGCATGGCTTTCAGAAGGACAGAGACAGAGCCCCTCCACCAGCCCCCCATGTGGCCAGAAGCAGGAACCCCATCAACGCACTTAACTTCACCGAGCAACTGACGCCTCTGGAGCAGACACCCAGAGGATCCATGGAGTCATTGGCCTTATCCAATGCGACAG GAAACTCGGCTGAAGGAGGTGGAAAGCGACAAGAACACCTGACTCATTTCTCCATGCCCGATCTGAGCAAAGATTCTGGAATGAACATCTCGGAGAAAAGCAACATGGATACCCTTAACTCCTCCGTTCAATTCCGGAGCTCTGACTCTCTTCATAGTGTCAATGGTGGTCAGCCGTACATGGAAATAAATCCCTCCAGGTCCTCACAGGGCCAGTTGCAGTACTGCGATCCCTCTGGGATTGGGGTGGGCAGAAATGTGACTCGTGTACCATCTGGATTCACCTACCAGGAGGAAGATAGGATGTGTTTGCCGAGCAGCGCCAACGCTGCTCGCCTGCCACCCATAAGTGAACAAAGAGTgagcggcggtggcggccgCAACGCGAGAGGAGCGAGTGTCAGAATTGACGTTCCTGAGGAAACTCCCCAGAGACGCAgacaccaccatcaccaccgcTCCAGAAGATCCCGACGTTCGCGTTCAGAGAACGCTCTCAACTTGGTCGCGGAGCACCGGGCGAGATCTCACGAAAGACCGCAACTTTGCGTTCGAGAGGATTACGATCGCTTCCCCCCACCAAGGAGCGCCAGGGACCAGTTTGGAGGCGGAGGAGGGAGATATCAGCCTCAAATGTTCAGACCGTGTCCCAGAACCACATCCGACCTCACGCTCCAGAATCCCGCAGCCGGCCGGCGCACAGGTTTGAATCAGTACACCTGGGATGACTATGACGATGACTGGTGCTCCACCTGTTCTTCGTCTTCGGAATCCGAAGACGAAGGTTACTTCCTTGGCGAGCCGATACCCAGACCCCTCCAGATGCGCTACCTTAGCAATCAGGAGCTTGTCCACAAGTACAGCACGGGGATGGGAGGAACCAACCGCGGTGCACAGTTGAGCACGCACAAACGACGAAAAAGCAAGAATTGCATTATTTCGTGA
- the prickle2b gene encoding prickle-like protein 2b isoform X2 yields the protein MPVEMEKTVTKLMYDFQRNSTSDDDSGCALEEYAWVPPGLKPEQVHQYYSSLPEDKVPYVNSPGEKYRIKQLLHQLPPHDNEVRYCNSLDDEEKRELKLFSNQRKRENLGRGNVRPFPVTMTGAICEQCGGQINGGDIAVFAPRASHALCWHPACFVCSMCNELLVDLIYFYQDGKIYCGRHHAERLKPRCTACDEIILADECTEAEGRHWHMKHFCCFECETVLGGQRYIMKEGRPYCCSCFESLYAEYCDSCGEHIGIDQGQMTYDGQHWHASDGCFCCARCKRSLLGRPFLPKQGQIFCSRSCSLGEEPNGSDSSDSAFQSARSTRESRRSSKAAKSGGGGKAEPLSGEVDPLSLQMDLLSLSSQTPSLTREPPTWQNRNQVMDGYKFESPPTSAVNTTPLQLLSQCNVRTSCNPPYTGQNNQEQEPRVTEDSGLKRPPISALKGHSLNEMWFQQPAPDDYYPPKLRTQKSFTEFSQLTQHNSGFSTDKRSISLHGFQKDRDRAPPPAPHVARSRNPINALNFTEQLTPLEQTPRGSMESLALSNATGNSAEGGGKRQEHLTHFSMPDLSKDSGMNISEKSNMDTLNSSVQFRSSDSLHSVNGGQPYMEINPSRSSQGQLQYCDPSGIGVGRNVTRVPSGFTYQEEDRMCLPSSANAARLPPISEQRVSGGGGRNARGASVRIDVPEETPQRRRHHHHHRSRRSRRSRSENALNLVAEHRARSHERPQLCVREDYDRFPPPRSARDQFGGGGGRYQPQMFRPCPRTTSDLTLQNPAAGRRTGLNQYTWDDYDDDWCSTCSSSSESEDEGYFLGEPIPRPLQMRYLSNQELVHKYSTGMGGTNRGAQLSTHKRRKSKNCIIS from the exons GTCCACCAGTACTACAGCTCCCTTCCTGAGGACAAGGTGCCCTACGTTAATAGTCCGGGAGAAAAATACCGAATCAAACAGCTCCTCCATCAGCTACCGCCCCACGACAACGAG GTGCGTTACTGCAACAGTTTGGACGATGAGGAGAAGCGGGAGCTGAAACTCTTCAGTAACCAACGGAAAAGGGAAAACCTTGGCCGTGGCAACGTCCGCCCTTTCCCCGTCACCATGACGGGTGCCATCTGTGAACAG TGTGGCGGCCAGATAAACGGCGGCGATATTGCGGTGTTTGCTCCCCGCGCCAGCCACGCCTTGTGTTGGCATCCGGCTTGCTTCGTGTGCAGTATGTGCAACGAGCTCCTGGTGGACCTCATCTACTTCTACCAAGATGGGAAGATCTACTGCGGCCGACACCATGCGGAGAGGCTGAAACCGCGCTGCACAGCTTGTGATGAG ATCATATTGGCAGACGAGTGCACTGAAGCGGAGGGCCGTCACTGGCACATGAAGCACTTTTGCTGTTTTGAGTGTGAGACTGTGCTGGGTGGCCAGCGTTACATTATGAAGGAAGGAAGACCATACTGCTGCTCCTGCTTTGAATCCCTCTACGCCGAGTACTGCGATTCCTGTGGAGAACACATTG GCATTGACCAAGGCCAAATGACGTATGATGGGCAGCACTGGCACGCCTCTGATGGTTGCTTTTGTTGCGCTCGCTGCAAACGCTCCCTGTTAGGTCGACCCTTCCTGCCCAAGCAAGGGCAAATCTTCTGCTCCCGCTCTTGCAGCTTGGGCGAGGAGCCCAATGGCTCGGACTCCTCAGATTCGGCCTTTCAAAGCGCTCGCTCCACCAGAGAGTCCAGGCGTAGCTCTAAGGCGGCAAAGAGTGGCGGTGGGGGGAAGGCAGAGCCGTTATCTGGCGAGGTGGACCCGTTGTCTTTACAAATGGACCTTCTCAGTCTCTCCAGCCAGACCCCAAGTTTAACACGTGAGCCACCGACCTGGCAGAACCGCAATCAAGTCATGGACGGTTACAAATTTGAATCCCCACCTACATCGGCGGTGAACACGACTCCTCTGCAGCTCCTCAGCCAGTGCAATGTGAGAACATCCTGTAACCCTCCCTACACTGGGCAGAACAATCAAGAGCAGGAGCCTAGGGTCACAGAGGACAGCGGTCTAAAGAGACCACCAATCTCCGCTCTGAAGGGTCACTCTCTGAACGAGATGTGGTTTCAACAGCCAGCTCCAGATGATTACTATCCCCCGAAGCTAAGGACCCAGAAGAGTTTCACTGAGTTttctcagctcacccagcataaCAGCGGCTTCTCCACAGACAAGCGCTCTATCAGTTTGCATGGCTTTCAGAAGGACAGAGACAGAGCCCCTCCACCAGCCCCCCATGTGGCCAGAAGCAGGAACCCCATCAACGCACTTAACTTCACCGAGCAACTGACGCCTCTGGAGCAGACACCCAGAGGATCCATGGAGTCATTGGCCTTATCCAATGCGACAG GAAACTCGGCTGAAGGAGGTGGAAAGCGACAAGAACACCTGACTCATTTCTCCATGCCCGATCTGAGCAAAGATTCTGGAATGAACATCTCGGAGAAAAGCAACATGGATACCCTTAACTCCTCCGTTCAATTCCGGAGCTCTGACTCTCTTCATAGTGTCAATGGTGGTCAGCCGTACATGGAAATAAATCCCTCCAGGTCCTCACAGGGCCAGTTGCAGTACTGCGATCCCTCTGGGATTGGGGTGGGCAGAAATGTGACTCGTGTACCATCTGGATTCACCTACCAGGAGGAAGATAGGATGTGTTTGCCGAGCAGCGCCAACGCTGCTCGCCTGCCACCCATAAGTGAACAAAGAGTgagcggcggtggcggccgCAACGCGAGAGGAGCGAGTGTCAGAATTGACGTTCCTGAGGAAACTCCCCAGAGACGCAgacaccaccatcaccaccgcTCCAGAAGATCCCGACGTTCGCGTTCAGAGAACGCTCTCAACTTGGTCGCGGAGCACCGGGCGAGATCTCACGAAAGACCGCAACTTTGCGTTCGAGAGGATTACGATCGCTTCCCCCCACCAAGGAGCGCCAGGGACCAGTTTGGAGGCGGAGGAGGGAGATATCAGCCTCAAATGTTCAGACCGTGTCCCAGAACCACATCCGACCTCACGCTCCAGAATCCCGCAGCCGGCCGGCGCACAGGTTTGAATCAGTACACCTGGGATGACTATGACGATGACTGGTGCTCCACCTGTTCTTCGTCTTCGGAATCCGAAGACGAAGGTTACTTCCTTGGCGAGCCGATACCCAGACCCCTCCAGATGCGCTACCTTAGCAATCAGGAGCTTGTCCACAAGTACAGCACGGGGATGGGAGGAACCAACCGCGGTGCACAGTTGAGCACGCACAAACGACGAAAAAGCAAGAATTGCATTATTTCGTGA
- the slc2a9l1 gene encoding solute carrier family 2 member 9, like 1, with protein sequence METLLQQLTRGKALFLIFILGIGGSFQSGYHITSLSSPSPFIRSFINITLYERSAAPPPAHTVTIIWSLIVSMYAVGGLFGAVSVKCFSGLLGRKKAVTCNSFIAIVAAGIMLTSKWAKSYEMIIVARMLAGYSAALGANIHLMYLGEISPREIRGVVTMSSATFIAIGKLSAQFFGLSEILGQEELWNVVLCVPACLSVVQVIIMPYLPEAPRYLFIEKRDDKACKQAMQSLWGQGDYKQEMAEMLTEQATMEAAPVKSPLRLLRDKSARWQLITMSTISCCNQLSGMAMISTFAFDIFQKAGIPKDQIRYITLGLGITGILTFIPCGLLIERVGRRPLFWMGYGIMTACWLLVTVVLNLKACRSWAPYATAVLIILFIIFFSGGPGGASGTLNSEIFVQSNRVSAFVIFGVQRWFVFAVMGLVFPILIDTLDSYCFVFFACSCLLGCVFVFFFLPETKGKTLLQISNEFKSITLCGNSGPEERRLETKL encoded by the exons ATGGAAACCTTGTTACAGCAGCTG ACACGTGGGAAAGCTCTTTTTCTCATCTTTATTTTGGGAATCGGAGGAAGTTTTCAATCTGGATACCACATCACTAGCCTGAGTTCCCCCTCTCCG TTCATCCGGAGCTTCATCAACATCACCTTGTATGAAAGATCTGCGGCGCCACCACCCGCGCACACAGTCACCATCATCTGGTCTCTCATCGTCTCCATGTACGCCGTGGGGGGGCTATTTGGTGCTGTCAGTGTCAAGTGCTTCTCAGGACTACTGGGAAG AAAAAAGGCGGTCACCTGCAACAGCTTTATCGCCATTGTTGCAGCTGGGATCATGCTGACAAGTAAATGGGCCAAGTCTTACGAGATGATCATTGTGGCAAGAATGCTTGCAGGCTACTCAGCAG cgctGGGAGCAAACATCCATCTGATGTACCTTGGGGAGATTTCACCCAGAGAGATACGAGGCGTTGTCACCATGTCTTCAGCCACATTTATTGCCATTGGCAAACTGTCAGCGCAGTTTTTTGGACTGAG CGAGATCCTTGGCCAAGAAGAGCTGTGGAACGTGGTCCTTTGTGTGCCAGCGTGTCTTTCAGTGGTCCAGGTGATAATCATGCCTTATCTTCCCGAAGCACCCAGATATCTCTTTATCGAAAAACGAGATGATAAAGCGTGCAAACAGG CCATGCAGAGTCTGTGGGGCCAAGGGGACTACAAGCAGGAGATGGCCGAAATGTTGACAGAGCAGGCAACTATGGAAGCGGCACCTGTAAAAAGTCCATTGCGGCTCCTTCGGGATAAATCGGCGCGTTGGCAGCTCATCACCATGTCGACCATCAGCTGCTGCAACCAGTTATCAGGCATGGCCATG ATCAGCACATTTGCTTTTGACATCTTTCAGAAAGCAGGGATCCCGAAAGATCAAATTCGCTACATCACTTTGGGTCTTGGCATCACGGGAATTCTCACTTTCATACCATGT GGTCTTTTGATTGAGCGTGTAGGAAGGAGGCCACTCTTCTGGATGGGTTATGGTATCATGACAGCGTGTTGGCTGTTAGTTACAGTTGTGCTCAACTTGAAG GCTTGTCGTTCGTGGGCTCCGTACGCGACCGCCGTATTGATCATACTCTTCATCATCTTCTTCAGCGGAGGGCCAG GGGGAGCGTCAGGTACTCTCAACAGTGAGATCTTTGTTCAGTCCAATCGAGTGTCTGCCTTCGTCATCTTTGGGGTTCAGCGCTGGTTCGTCTTTGCCGTGATGGGCCTGGTCTTTCCCATACTTATC GACACACTTGACTCTTACTGCTTTGTATTCTTCGCCTGCTCGTGCCTACTGGGTTGTGTTTTCGTCTTTTTCTTCCTGCCTGAAACTAAAGGAAAGACGCTGCTTCAGATCTCAAATGAATTCAAATCCATTACCCTCTGTGGAAACTCTGGCCCGGAAGAAAGACGACTGGAGACCAAGTTATAG
- the psmd6 gene encoding 26S proteasome non-ATPase regulatory subunit 6: MPLENLEEEGLPKNPDLRIAQLKFLLTMDGHRQDAKVKTELMEAIKANNMAPYYETLCKELKWQLDSDLHSKMKKANEEELKRLDDVLEDAEKSLGESEIRDAMMAKAEYLIRIGDKEGALTAFRKTYDKTVALGHRLDIVFYLLRIGLFYMDSDLITRNSEKAKSLIEEGGDWDRRNRLKVYQGLYCVAIRDFKQAAELFLDTVSTFTSYELMDYKTFVTYTVYVCMIALKRPDLREKVIKGAEILEVLHSLPAIRQYLFSLYECRYSVFFQSLATVEQEMKKDWLFAPHYRYYVREMRIQAYSQLLESYRSLTLGYMAEAFGVSTEFIDQELSRFIAAGRLHCKIDKVNEIVETNRPDSKNWQYQETIKKGDLLLNRVQKLSRVINM, from the exons atgccGCTTGAGAATCTCGAGGAAGAGGGTCTCCCTAAGAACCCCGATCTGAGGATAGCACAGCTGAAGTTTTTGCTCACAATGGACGGTCACCGACAAGATGCTAAAGTGAAGACGGAGCTCATGGAGGCTATCAAAGCTAACA ATATGGCCCCCTACTATGAAACCTTGTGCAAGGAACTCAAGTGGCAACTCGACAGTGACCTGCATAGCAAGATGAAGAAGGCAAATGAAGAGGAGCTTAAGCGGCTCGACGACGTACTGGAGGACGCCGAGAAGAGCCTCGGGGAGAGCGAGATCAGGGATGCCATGATGGCCAAAGCTGAATACCTGATCAGGATCGGTGATAAG GAGGGGGCCTTGACAGCGTTCAGGAAGACCTACGACAAAACAGTAGCACTAGGTCACAGGCTAGATATCGTCTTCTACCTGTTGAggattggactattttacatgGACAGTGATCTCATCACGCGCAACTCTGAGAAAGCCAAAAG CCTAATTGAAGAAGGGGGTGACTGGGACAGGAGAAATCGACTGAAGGTCTACCAGGGTCTGTACTGTGTGGCCATCAGGGATTTCAAACAAGCCGCCGAGCTCTTTCTGGACACGGTCTCCACCTTCACGTCGTACGAGCTCATGGATTATAAGACTTTTGTCACCTACACGGTGTACGTGTGCATGATTGCCCTCAAGCGCCCTGATCTTCGGGAAAAG gtcATAAAAGGAGCTGAGATCCTGGAAGTCCTGCATAGTCTGCCAGCTATTCGGCAGTATCTGTTCTCCCTCTATGAGTGCCGCTACTCGGTTTTCTTTCAGTCTCTTG CAACAGTGGAGCAGGAGATGAAGAAAGACTGGCTTTTTGCTCCACACTACCGCTACTACGTGAGGGAGATGAGGATCCAGGCCTACAGCCAGCTGCTGGAGTCCTACCGCTCGCTCACACTGGGCTACATGGCCGAGGCCTTTGGCGTCAGCACAGAGTTCATCGACCA GGAGCTGTCACGTTTCATCGCCGCTGGACGTCTCCACTGCAAAATTGATAAAGTCAATGAGATTGTAGAAACCAACAG ACCTGATAGTAAAAATTGGCAGTACCAGGAGACCATTAAAAAGGGGGATCTGCTACTTAACAGAGTTCAGAAATTATCTAGAGTTATCAATATGTAA